The genomic region GCCACCGCGGCCGCGGGTCCGGTCGGCTTCGTCGCGCTCACCGCACCGCAGCTCGCGAGGCGCCTCACCCGCTCGCCGGGACCCAACCTGGTGCCCGCGATGTGCATGGGCGCCACCCTGCTGGTCGTCGCGGACTGGGCCTCGCAGCGGGCCTTCGGTGCCGACCAGTTGCCCGTCGGCGTCGTGACCGGAGTGCTCGGCGGTGTCTATCTGCTGTGGCTCCTGGTCACCGAGCGGAAGGCGGGCCGGATATGAATGCCGACGACGGGACCAGTACGGCCGCCGGCGACATGGCGAGTACGGCCGCCGATGACACGACACGTATGGCCGTCGACGACACGATGAGCGCGGCCGATGACGACTCGATGAGCGCGGCCGATGACGGCAAGTCGCGTACGGCCGTCGACCGCAAGACGAGTACGGGCGCCGATGGCGGGCCGCACGTGAACACCCGAAGGAGCACTGTGAACCGCCTGTCCGCCGAGAACGTCACCCTCGCCTACGACCAGCGCGTCATCGCCGAGCAGTTGTCGGTCGAGATACCGGACAACTCGTTCACGGTGATCGTCGGCCCGAACGCCTGCGGCAAGTCCACGCTGCTGCGCGCGCTGTCCCGCATGCTGAAGCCGCGCCAGGGCCGGGTGCTGCTCGACGGGCAGGTCATCCAGTCGCTGCCCGCGAAGAAGGTGGCCAGGACGCTCGGGCTGCTGCCGCAGTCGTCGATCGCGCCGGACGGGATCACCGTCGGCGACCTCGTGGGGCGCGGGCGCTACCCGCACCAGGGGCTGTTGCGTCAGTGGTCGACCGAGGACGAGCGGATCGTGCGCGAGTCCATGACCTCGACCGGAGTCGCCGAACTGGCCGACCGATACGTCGACGAACTCTCCGGAGGCCAGCGCCAGCGCGTGTGGATCGCCATGGCACTCGCCCAGCAGACTCCGCTGCTGCTGCTCGACGAGCCGACGACCTATCTCGACATCCAGCACCAGATCGACGTGCTCGACCTGTGCGCGGAACTCCACGAGGAGCAGGGCCGCACCCTGGTCGCCGTACTGCACGACCTCAACCACGCGGCCCGGTACGCCACTCACCTGATCGCCCTGCGCGAGGGCTCGGTGATCGCCGAGGGCGCCCCGGCCGACATCGTCACGGCCGAGCTGGTCGAGGAGGTCTTCGGACTGCGCTGCCAAGTCATCGACGACCCGGAGACGGGTACGCCGCTGGTGGTGCCGGCGGCGCGGAAGGCACGTACGTCCGCCGCGTCCGTCGGAGTCACGAAGAGTTAGTGCTCCCGGAGGGCGCAGGATGATCGCCGAGGGCCGACCGGGCGATGCGGAGCAGGAGCAGGATCAGGATCAGGATCAGGATCAGAGGAGCTTTCTGAGCCTGAGCAGGTCGCGCAGGCCCGCTTCGAGCTTGACGCGGCCCGAGCCCCAGGCCTTCGCGAAGTTCAGCTCGCCGTCGACCATCGCGACCAGGTCGTCGCCGGCCATCGTGAGCCGGATCTCGGACTTGTCGGGTGGTGGGCCCTGGACCGTGTCGAGCACCTCGATCCGGCCGTCCTGGAGACGGCCGACGAAGGTGACGTCGAGGTCGGTGATATGGCAGCTCAGCGAGCGGTCCAACGCCGCCGCGCTGCGTACGTCGCCGTCCGCGCCCGCCATGTTGTCCGAGAGCTTGTCGAGTGCGCTGCGGCACTCCTCAATCGTGGCCATCGCGATCGACGGTACCTCAGTGCTTCGCGGTAGCGTCGAGTCATGAGCGACTCCATGACCGGCCCGGAGACGGGAGCCTTCGACACGGGGCCCTTCGGTGCGGAGGGTCACGTTCCGGCCGAGGGCGTGCCCGGGCCCGTGTCCGAGCCGGTTCCGATGCCGGTACCGGGTTCGGCTCCGGCTCCGGCTCCGGTGCCGTCCGCGGATCCCGAAGCCACGGCCCGGCCCGAAGCCGAAGCTGTAGCCGAGGCCGTAGCCGGACCTGAGGCCCGAGCCGAGGCGGCGCCCGTCGCGGAACCCGGGCCTGACTCGGTATCCGAACCCGACTCGGCACCCGAACCCGACTCGGCACCCGAACCCGACTCGGCACCCGAGGACGATCCCGCCGCCCCCGCTCCGCTGCACGTGCCGCGTACGCCCACGGGCAACGCCGAGGCCGACGCCCTGCTGGACCGGCTGGCCGATGTGGACCACCTCGCCACGGACGGGCACGTCGAGGTGTACGAGGATGTGCACCGGGGGCTGCGCGACGCGCTCACCGCGCTCGACGCCCGCCCGGGACCTCCGGTTCCCACCCGCCACCCGACCACCACCCCTCAACGAGGCCCTGCGGGCCGCCCATCCGATTCTTCGTACGTACACAGGAGCTGAACCGAACGTGGCAGGAGTGGCACGACGCCGCCTCGACGCCGAGCTGGTCCGGCGCAAGCTCGCCCGCTCGCGCGAGCACGCCGGACAGCTGATCGCCGCCGGGCGGGTCACCGTCGGCAAGACTCTCGCGACCAAGCCCGCCACCCAGGTGGAGACCGCCGCCCCCATCCTGGTCGCCCAGGACGACAACGACCCCGACTACGTCTCGCGCGGCGGCCACAAGCTCGCCGGGGCGCTGGAGGCCTTCGTTCCGCTCGGTCTGGAGGTCGAGGGGCGCAGGGCGCTGGACGCCGGCGCCTCGACCGGCGGTTTCACCGATGTACTGCTGCGCGCGGGCGTCGCCCACGTCGTCGCCGTGGACGTCGGCTACGGGCAGTTGGCCTGGTCTCTTCAGAGTGATGAACGCGTCACCGTCAAGGACCGTACGAACGTACGCGAGTTGACGTTGGAGGCGATCGATGGGGAGCCGGTGGATCTTATTGTCGGTGACTTGTCCTTCATCCCGCTCGGCCTGGTGCTGCCCGCCCTTGTGCGGTGCGCGGCGCCCGGAGCCGACCTGGTGATGATGGTCAAGCCGCAGTTCGAGGTGGGCAGGGAACGGCTCGGGAGCGGCGGAGTCGTCCGCAGCCCCGAGCTACGGGCGGACGCCGTACGCGGTGTGGCCCGGCAGGCGGGGGAACTGGGACTCGGGGTGAACGGTGTGACGGCCAGCCCGCTGCCCGGGCCCTCGGGGAATGTCGAGTACTTTCTGTGGCTGCGTGCCGGGGCACCCGCACTGGACCCGGCCGACGTTGACCGTGCAGTGGCGGAGGGGCCGCGTTGACACAGACCCGAGCTCGTACTGTTTTTCTGCTCGCCCACACCGGACGGCCCGCGGCCATCCGCAGTGCCGAGCTCGTCGTCCAGGGGCTGGTGCGTTCCGGTCTCGGCGTACGGGTCCTGGAGGCGGAGGCGGCCGATCTGCCGTTGCCGGCGAGCGTGGAGCTCGTCAAGGAGGCGACACCGGAGTGCCTCGACGGGTGTGAGCTGCTGATCGTCCTCGGCGGTGACGGGACGCTGCTGCGCGGCGCCGAGTTCGCCCGCGCCTCCGGGGTGCCCATGCTCGGCGTCAACCTCGGGCGTGTCGGCTTCCTCGCGGAGGCCGAGCGCGACGACCTCGACAAGGTCGTCGACCGGGTGGTGACGAAGGCGTACGAGGTCGAGGAGCGGATGACCGTCGACGTCGTCGTGCACAGCAACGGCGATGTCGTCCACACGGACTGGGCGCTCAACGAGGCCGCCGTGCAGAAGGCGGGGGCCGAGAAGCTCCTGGAGGTCGTGCTGGAGATCGACGGGCGGCCGGTGACCGGGTTCGGGTGCGACGGGATCGTACTGTCGACGCCGACCGGGTCGACGGCGTACGCGTTCTCCGCGGGCGGGCCCGTGGTGTGGCCGGAGGTGGAGGCGCTGCTCATGGTGCCGATCA from Streptomyces sp. NBC_00878 harbors:
- a CDS encoding SCP2 sterol-binding domain-containing protein, with translation MATIEECRSALDKLSDNMAGADGDVRSAAALDRSLSCHITDLDVTFVGRLQDGRIEVLDTVQGPPPDKSEIRLTMAGDDLVAMVDGELNFAKAWGSGRVKLEAGLRDLLRLRKLL
- a CDS encoding TlyA family RNA methyltransferase, which codes for MAGVARRRLDAELVRRKLARSREHAGQLIAAGRVTVGKTLATKPATQVETAAPILVAQDDNDPDYVSRGGHKLAGALEAFVPLGLEVEGRRALDAGASTGGFTDVLLRAGVAHVVAVDVGYGQLAWSLQSDERVTVKDRTNVRELTLEAIDGEPVDLIVGDLSFIPLGLVLPALVRCAAPGADLVMMVKPQFEVGRERLGSGGVVRSPELRADAVRGVARQAGELGLGVNGVTASPLPGPSGNVEYFLWLRAGAPALDPADVDRAVAEGPR
- a CDS encoding ABC transporter ATP-binding protein, translated to MSAADDDSMSAADDGKSRTAVDRKTSTGADGGPHVNTRRSTVNRLSAENVTLAYDQRVIAEQLSVEIPDNSFTVIVGPNACGKSTLLRALSRMLKPRQGRVLLDGQVIQSLPAKKVARTLGLLPQSSIAPDGITVGDLVGRGRYPHQGLLRQWSTEDERIVRESMTSTGVAELADRYVDELSGGQRQRVWIAMALAQQTPLLLLDEPTTYLDIQHQIDVLDLCAELHEEQGRTLVAVLHDLNHAARYATHLIALREGSVIAEGAPADIVTAELVEEVFGLRCQVIDDPETGTPLVVPAARKARTSAASVGVTKS
- a CDS encoding NAD kinase; the encoded protein is MTQTRARTVFLLAHTGRPAAIRSAELVVQGLVRSGLGVRVLEAEAADLPLPASVELVKEATPECLDGCELLIVLGGDGTLLRGAEFARASGVPMLGVNLGRVGFLAEAERDDLDKVVDRVVTKAYEVEERMTVDVVVHSNGDVVHTDWALNEAAVQKAGAEKLLEVVLEIDGRPVTGFGCDGIVLSTPTGSTAYAFSAGGPVVWPEVEALLMVPISAHALFAKPLVTSPNSVLAVEVLPHIPPGVLWCDGRRTIELPPGARVEVRRGAVPVRLARLHHASFTDRLVAKFALPVAGWRGAPH